The window ATACAATGAGCAAAAAACTTAAAATTGGACTTTTTGGCTTTGGCGTTGTTGGCCAGGGCTTATACGATATTATCCGCACTAAAAACCTGAATATTGAGATCGTTAAGATCGCCATTAAAGATCCTACAAAGAAACGTACCCTGCCACCGGAGCTTTTCACGACCGATAAAGATGAGTTATTGAATAACCCGGAGATAAATACGATTGTTGAATTAATAAACGATACGGAAGCGGCATATGATATCGTATCTACCGCTTTAAAAACCGGGCGCAACGTTGTATCAGCCAGTAAAAAAATGCTGGCGATTTATTTGCAGGAATTAATTGACCTGCAACATCAATACGGTACATCATTATTGTACGAAGCTTCCGTGTGCGGTAGTATTCCGATAATCCGTAATCTGGAGGAGTATTATGATAACGAACTGCTGCACTCTATCAGCGGCATATTCAACGGTTCATCTAATTACATCCTATCAAAGGGCTATAATGAGAATATGGATTATGATACCGCGCTTAAGCTGGCACAGGACCTTGGTTTTGCCGAAACTGACCCAACGCTTGACGTTGGTGGGTTTGACGCCAAGTATAAGCTGGTGATAGCAGCCGCGCACGCCTATGGTGTAGTGGTGAAACCAGAGAAAGTGCTCAATGTAGGTATCCAAAACCTACACGCAAACGACTTGCAATATGCGCGGGAAAAGAAACTGAAGATTAAACTGGTGCCTGTTGCTAAAGAGTTGGATGACCAACATGTTACTATGTTTGTGTTACCTAAGTTTGTGAATGAACACGAATTTCTTTACAATGTAGATTACGAATACAATTGTGTTACCGTACAGGCGGCTTTTGCCGATCAGCAATTCTTTTATGGAAAAGGCGCCGGCGGCCATCCTACCGGCTCCGCTGTGTTATCAGATATCGCAGCCTTGCGCTATGATTATCAATATGAGTATAAAAAGGCGCACAATAAAAAGGACTTGCGGTTTACTAATAACGTAGAACTCAATATTTACCTGCGTTATGAAGATGACGACCTGGTTGAAGCACTACAGTTTGAATATATTCATGAACGCTTTTATTCAGGTAATTACAAGTTTGTTACCGGGAAGATCAACCTACAAAACCTGATAGATAATCAACACCGTATATCAAATAGCAAGGCCTTTGTGGCTTTTGCCAATCAGCTAACAGGGGTTAGTTTAGCCACAGCGGCAAAACAAACGGCTGAAGTTCTTTAGTAGATTTATTGGCTAAACACTTAAAAGGCTTCCTTTACCGGGAGCCTTTTTTATTGAACCAATTTTCACCACATAATATTTAACTTTATCTTTACCACACAAATAGGTGACTATCCCCGGTTAATGTCGAAACTTTATAAACTTTTTACCAATAAAATATTTATAACCGTACTATGGTTTGGGCTTAGCCTTTTCGCAGTAGTAAAAATGGTTTTCGCGCATTCCATTAATAATTACCTCATTTACAAATACACGTTTATTAATCTGCTGCATCAGCATAATTTATATACACCGCAGCCTTATTACGCAGATACCAACCACTACGGGCCGCTGTTT of the Mucilaginibacter boryungensis genome contains:
- a CDS encoding homoserine dehydrogenase — protein: MSKKLKIGLFGFGVVGQGLYDIIRTKNLNIEIVKIAIKDPTKKRTLPPELFTTDKDELLNNPEINTIVELINDTEAAYDIVSTALKTGRNVVSASKKMLAIYLQELIDLQHQYGTSLLYEASVCGSIPIIRNLEEYYDNELLHSISGIFNGSSNYILSKGYNENMDYDTALKLAQDLGFAETDPTLDVGGFDAKYKLVIAAAHAYGVVVKPEKVLNVGIQNLHANDLQYAREKKLKIKLVPVAKELDDQHVTMFVLPKFVNEHEFLYNVDYEYNCVTVQAAFADQQFFYGKGAGGHPTGSAVLSDIAALRYDYQYEYKKAHNKKDLRFTNNVELNIYLRYEDDDLVEALQFEYIHERFYSGNYKFVTGKINLQNLIDNQHRISNSKAFVAFANQLTGVSLATAAKQTAEVL